One genomic window of Scylla paramamosain isolate STU-SP2022 chromosome 20, ASM3559412v1, whole genome shotgun sequence includes the following:
- the LOC135110224 gene encoding ethanolamine-phosphate cytidylyltransferase-like isoform X2 yields MGSQTNQHDGEQVRVWCDGCYDMVHFGHANSLRQAKAMGDYLIVGVHTDEEITKHKGPPVFTQEERYKMVRAIKWVDEVIEGAPYVTTIETLDQYNCNFCVHGDDITMTADGVDTYHIVKAAKRYKECKRTEGVSTTDLVGRMLLMTRQHQQVGEAEYLVERGHSDSLGTDASARSPWTGVTQFLPTTQKIIQFSSGLTPKPGDKIVYVAGAFDLFHVGHLDFLEKARQEGDFLVVGLHTDPVVNRYKGANYPIMNLHERVLSVLACKYVSEVVIGAPYSVTSDLMDQLKVDLVCHGMSEIMPDADGSDPYLEAKKRDKFKLLDSGNDMTTQRIVERIIEHRLDYEVRNKKKEKKEKAAFAAYMKAKAEGRLNIDQICVE; encoded by the exons ATGGGAAGCCAGACCAACCAACATGACGGGGAGCAAGTGCGGGTTTGGTGTGACGGCTG TTATGACATGGTCCACTTCGGTCATGCAAACTCTCTGCGCCAGGCAAAGGCGATGGGGGACTACCTCATTGTTGGGGTGCACACAGATGAGGAGATCACCAAGCACAAAGGGCCACCTGTCTTCACGcaggaagaaag ATACAAGATGGTGAGAGCCATTAAGTGGGTAGATGAGGTGATAGAGGGAGCACCTTATGTCACCACCATTGAGACTCTTGACCAATACAACTGTAATTTTTGTGTTCATGGAG ATGATATCACCATGACAGCAGATGGAGTAGACACCTACCACATTGTCAAGGCTGCCAAGAGATACAA AGAATGCAAGAGGACTGAGGGTGTGAGCACCACAGACCTGGTGGGCCGCATGCTGCTCATGACCCGCCAGCACCAGCAG GTTGGGGAGGCAGAATACCTGGTGGAGAGAGGCCACTCTGACAGCCTGGGCACTGACGCCAGCGCTCGCTCTCCCTGGACAGGTGTGACACAGTTTCTTCCCACCACGCAGAAAATTATCCAGTTTTCATCAGGGCTCACACCAAAG CCAGGAGACAAGATAGTATATGTAGCTGGGGCATTTGATCTTTTCCACGTTGGGCACCTGGATTTCTTGGAGAAGGCACGGCAGGAGGGAGACTTTCTGGTAGTGGGGCTTCATACAGATCCAGTGGTGAATCGCTACAAGGGTGCCAACTATCCCATTATGAATCTCCATGAAAGAGTTCTCTCAGTACTTGCCTGTAAG TATGTGAGTGAGGTGGTCATTGGGGCACCATACTCAGTGACCTCTGACCTCATGGACCAACTGAAGGTGGATCTGGTGTGCCATGGCATGTCTGAGATTATGCCTGATGCTGATGGCTCAGACCCATACTTAGAGGCcaagaaaagagacaaatttAAGCTGCTGGATTCTGGCAATGACATGACAACCCAGAGAATAGTGGAGAGGATCATTGAACACAG GCTGGACTATGAAGTACgtaacaagaagaaggagaaaaaggagaaagctgCCTTTGCTGCGTACATGAAGGCCAAGGCTGAGGGTCGCCTCAACATTGACCAGATATGTGTGGAGTAA
- the LOC135110224 gene encoding ethanolamine-phosphate cytidylyltransferase-like isoform X1: MGSQTNQHDGEQVRVWCDGCYDMVHFGHANSLRQAKAMGDYLIVGVHTDEEITKHKGPPVFTQEERYKMVRAIKWVDEVIEGAPYVTTIETLDQYNCNFCVHGDDITMTADGVDTYHIVKAAKRYKECKRTEGVSTTDLVGRMLLMTRQHQQVGEAEYLVERGHSDSLGTDASARSPWTGVTQFLPTTQKIIQFSSGLTPKPGDKIVYVAGAFDLFHVGHLDFLEKARQEGDFLVVGLHTDPVVNRYKGANYPIMNLHERVLSVLACKYVSEVVIGAPYSVTSDLMDQLKVDLVCHGMSEIMPDADGSDPYLEAKKRDKFKLLDSGNDMTTQRIVERIIEHSRGPSQQPSECRQYPGGPGTRLYHPWERHQDLSIAIKHTTKEKI; the protein is encoded by the exons ATGGGAAGCCAGACCAACCAACATGACGGGGAGCAAGTGCGGGTTTGGTGTGACGGCTG TTATGACATGGTCCACTTCGGTCATGCAAACTCTCTGCGCCAGGCAAAGGCGATGGGGGACTACCTCATTGTTGGGGTGCACACAGATGAGGAGATCACCAAGCACAAAGGGCCACCTGTCTTCACGcaggaagaaag ATACAAGATGGTGAGAGCCATTAAGTGGGTAGATGAGGTGATAGAGGGAGCACCTTATGTCACCACCATTGAGACTCTTGACCAATACAACTGTAATTTTTGTGTTCATGGAG ATGATATCACCATGACAGCAGATGGAGTAGACACCTACCACATTGTCAAGGCTGCCAAGAGATACAA AGAATGCAAGAGGACTGAGGGTGTGAGCACCACAGACCTGGTGGGCCGCATGCTGCTCATGACCCGCCAGCACCAGCAG GTTGGGGAGGCAGAATACCTGGTGGAGAGAGGCCACTCTGACAGCCTGGGCACTGACGCCAGCGCTCGCTCTCCCTGGACAGGTGTGACACAGTTTCTTCCCACCACGCAGAAAATTATCCAGTTTTCATCAGGGCTCACACCAAAG CCAGGAGACAAGATAGTATATGTAGCTGGGGCATTTGATCTTTTCCACGTTGGGCACCTGGATTTCTTGGAGAAGGCACGGCAGGAGGGAGACTTTCTGGTAGTGGGGCTTCATACAGATCCAGTGGTGAATCGCTACAAGGGTGCCAACTATCCCATTATGAATCTCCATGAAAGAGTTCTCTCAGTACTTGCCTGTAAG TATGTGAGTGAGGTGGTCATTGGGGCACCATACTCAGTGACCTCTGACCTCATGGACCAACTGAAGGTGGATCTGGTGTGCCATGGCATGTCTGAGATTATGCCTGATGCTGATGGCTCAGACCCATACTTAGAGGCcaagaaaagagacaaatttAAGCTGCTGGATTCTGGCAATGACATGACAACCCAGAGAATAGTGGAGAGGATCATTGAACACAG cagggggccCAGCCAACAGCCATCTGAGTGCAGGCAGTACCCTGGAGGACCAGGGACTCGGCTATATCACCCTTGGGAAAGACATCAGGACTTGTCAATagcaataaaacacacaacaaaggagaaaatatga
- the LOC135110225 gene encoding mitochondrial ribonuclease P catalytic subunit-like encodes MALQQCLSRGRKVVLTNLLPRSSTQFRHLFGVGLPDRTHIWNGVDESMFTNGHQKNSSIASTKRQCFKTLSCNYSKMGKDREFLKSSVQDDDINDDDDDDDDDIDDDSDYVDDETDNNAVSPVECAKIEFQLEEIFINKKEMSSKEWEETIELMSRVNSSVSAKTCDAITMKRCLRQENYSLATSYMEHLQRQGREPNLSTLGSYLQLCGRQIDQCGEDRVLELYHKLMSQVKILDVRLARNVILGLTATQEWRKALHHLPKFRKMVTSLEEVYSAIITAAFRTGEYELGWQYLADLREQNQIPLDSVFLQWVKQCEAAESKADKEAMAFTLLQKLESHEVYPSVAVMKEITQLFRDGLGWSAHYLKMNKRGVCPVCRHQLDTKAVNEEEFRNLQEEFVPRVLVRSDIFRSTSPKEWEDFKEYVEERKPFSLVVDGLNASYILNKKGDQFRHKSLEEVVAQAIG; translated from the exons ATGGCCCTGCAGCAGTGTCTCTCAAGGGGGAGGAAGGTGGTGCTGACAAACCTCCTCCCCAGAAGCTCTACACAGTTCCGACACTTGTTCGGTGTGGGATTACCAGACAGGACACATATATGGAATGGTGTAGATGAAAGCATGTTTACTAATGGTCACCAAAAAAATAGCAGCATTGCCAGTACAAAGCGGCAGTGCTTCAAGACACTGAGTTGTAACTATTCAAAAATGGGTAAAGACAGAGAATTCTTGAAGAGCAGTGTACAggatgatgatattaatgatgatgatgatgatgatgatgatgatattgatgatgacagtgattaTGTTGATGACGAGACTGACAACAATGCTGTCAGTCCTGTAGAGTGCGCCAAAATAGAATTCCAGTTGGAGGAAATATTCATCAACAAAAAGGAGATGTCAAGTAAAGAATGGGAGGAGACAATTGAATTAATGTCCCGTGTGAATTCGTCTGTATCTGCAAAGACTTGTGATGCAATAACCATGAAGAGGTGTCTTAGGCAGGAGAACTACAGCCTGGCCACCTCATACATGGAGCACCTTCAGCGGCAGGGACGTGAGCCGAACCTGTCCACCCTGGGGAGCTACCTGCAGCTGTGTGGGAGACAAATAGACCAGTGTGGGGAAGACCGAGTGCTGGAGCTCTACCACAAACTTATGAGTCAGGTTAAA ATACTTGATGTCAGGCTGGCCAGAAATGTCATTCTGGGACTGACAGCCACCCAGGAATGGCGCAAGGCCCTGCACCACCTGCCTAAGTTCAGGAAGATGGTTACTTCACTGGAGGAAGTGTACAGCGCCATCATCACGGCAGCCTTCAGGACGGGCGAGTATGAGCTGGGCTGGCAGTACCTTGCAGACCTTAGAGAACAGAATCAG ATCCCTCTGGACTCTGTGTTTCTGCAATGGGTGAAGCAGTGCGAGGCAGCGGAGAGCAAGGCAGACAAGGAAGCAATGGCATTCACCCTCCTTCAGAAACTGGAGAGCCATGAGGTGTACCCAAGTGTGGCTGTGATGAAAGAAATAACTCAACTCTTCAGGGATGGACTGGGATGGTCAGCACACTACTTGAAGATGAACAAGAG AGGGGTGTGTCCAGTCTGCAGACACCAGCTGGACACCAAGGcagtgaatgaagaagagtttAGGAATCTGCAG gagGAGTTTGTGCCTCGGGTGCTGGTGAGGTCTGACATCTTCCGCTCCACTAGCCCCAAGGAGTGGGAGGATTTTAAGGAAtatgtggaggagaggaagcccTTCTCTCTTGTGGTGGATGGGCTCAATGCTTCTTACATCCTCAACAAGAAGGGTGATCAATTTCGACATAAGTCT ctggaggaggtggtggctcAGGCAATTGGCTAA